From one Thunnus maccoyii chromosome 6, fThuMac1.1, whole genome shotgun sequence genomic stretch:
- the LOC121898401 gene encoding interleukin-18-like, whose protein sequence is MSTNNCLPFHFVGICKNAFYFKGTGEDEDLDEDRLQKDAPCKFYWIQSHGSKFLIYDEDKIEAQPLSIYEQRQSECKFCIQIYNSVPKTVGENTTVVLYTKTDGKIMVAYCSENEIKPVEMNLPDEIKEDQHKVVFLLKKIPSDSNTFMFESYENKGKFLAFEPEYDSSCEKLVLRSKVDEVDVGCEWQLSVAGSD, encoded by the exons ATGTCTACCAATAACTGCCTCccttttcactttgttggtattTGTAAGAATGCCTTCTACTTTAAAG GGACTGGAGAAG ATGAAGATCTGGATGAAGACCGTTTACAAAAAGACGCACCATGCAAGTTCTACTGGATCCAAAGCCATGGCAGCAAATTCCTGATTTATGATGAGGACAAAATTGAAGCACAACCCTTAAGTATATACGAGCAACGTCAGTCTG AGTGCAAGTTCTGCATCCAGATTTATAACTCTGTCCCTAAAACAGTGGGCGAGAACACTACAGTTGTGCTATACACCAAGACAGATGGCAAGATAATGGTGGCATACTGCAGTGAGAATGAGATCAAGCCTGTGGAAATG AATCTTCCAGATGAAATTAAGGAAGATCAACACAAGGTGGTGTTCTTATTGAAGAAAATCCCCTCAGACTCTAACACATTCATGTTTGAGTCCTATGAAAACAAGGGAAAATTCCTGGCATTTGAGCCTGAGTATGATTCCAGTTGTGAGAAACTGGTCCTGCGTAGTAAAGTTGATGAAGTGGATGTAGGTTGCGAGTGGCAGCTTTCTGTTGCGGGCAGTGACTAA
- the il4i1 gene encoding L-amino-acid oxidase, whose amino-acid sequence MIPHMALCKFFPLVLVGVVVFAVSGIIGDPLYECLQDTDYSELLDIVDKGLPAAKTPRHVAIIGGGIAGLTAAKFLEDAGHKVTIIEASNRIGGRVETFRNRREGWYAEMGAMRIPSFHKILLSLASKLQISLNHFIQDDINTYYLVNGVLHKTYAVENNPDVLNYTLNGRERGMSAAQLFNLALWKVRDDLKRIGCSAMLDKYDSYTVKEYLVKEGNLSRGALRMIGDILNENSLFYTSLVEMLYIQSDINDNTEYFEITGGFDHLPMAFYQVLNATILLNSKVKLINQTGGSNVTVTYQDWHNSGSLTNLTVDYALVTATAKASLFIDFQPPLSGDKMEALRSVHYASSTKVVLSFSERFWEKEGIRGGKSITDRPSRFIYYPSHSFPGTAAGALLASYTCSDDSTLFQGMSEDELMAVVLEDLVKIHGEGIRPLCTGGLVKKWGLDPYSLGAFAIFTPYQQGHYASELFQSEGRVHFAGEHTATPHGWIETAMKSALRAAKHINSLTV is encoded by the exons ATGATCCCTCACATGGCTCTGTGCAAATTCT TTCCTCTGGTTCTAGTCGGGGTTGTGGTGTTTGCGGTGAGTGGGATCATTGGAGACCCCCTGTATGAGTGCCTCCAAGACACAGACTACAGCGAGCTTCTCGACATTGTGGATAAAGGTCTTCCTGCTGCAAAGACACCTCGTCATGTAGCAATCATTGGTGGGGGCATCGCTGGGCTGACCGCTGCAAAGTTTTTAGAAGATGCTGGCCATAAG GTGACCATAATAGAAGCCAGTAACCGTATTGGAGGACGTGTCGAGACCTTCAGGAACAGAAGAGAAGGCTGGTATGCAGAAATGGGAGCCATGAGGATCCCCAGCTTTCATAA GATTCTGCTTTCCTTGGCCTCCAAATTACAAATTTCCTTGAACCACTTcatccaagatgacatcaacaCCTACTATTTGGTAAATGGAGTGCTACACAAAACCTATGCTGTGGAAAACAACCCTGATGTGCTCAACTACACCTTGAATGGAAGAGAGAGGGGAATGTCAGCTGCTCAGCTTTTCAATCTGGCTCTGTGGAAG GTGAGGGATGACCTTAAGAGGATTGGCTGCAGTGCCATGTTGGATAAATATGATTCCTACACAGTGAAG GAATATCTGGTGAAGGAGGGCAACCTGAGTCGAGGTGCCTTGAGAATGATTGGGGACATCCTGAATGAAAACAGCCTCTTCTACACATCACTGGTAGAGATGTTGTACATACAGTCAGACATCAATGACAACACTGA gtacTTCGAAATTACAGGTGGCTTTGACCACCTCCCGATGGCTTTCTACCAAGTGTTAAATGCCACCATCCTTCTCAACTCCAAGGTCAAACTCATCAACCAAACAGGCGGCAGCAATGTGACTGTAACGTACCAGGACTGGCATAATTCAGGCTCCCTGACCAACCTTACAGTGGACTATGCCCTGGTTACAGCCACGGCCAAAGCCAGCCTCTTCATTGACTTTCAGCCCCCTCTCTCTGGGGACAAGATGGAGGCCTTGCGCTCAGTCCATTACGCCAGCTCCACCAAGGTGGTACTCAGCTTCAGCGAGCGTTTCTGGGAGAAAGAGGGCATCAGAGGAGGGAAGAGTATCACAGACCGGCCCTCTCGCTTTATTTACTACCCCAGCCACAGCTTCCCCGGGACAGCCGCAGGGGCCCTCCTGGCATCTTACACCTGCTCCGATGACTCCACCCTCTTCCAAGGGATGAGCGAGGATGAGCTGATGGCTGTTGTCCTGGAGGACTTGGTGAAGATCCATGGGGAGGGCATCAGGCCTCTGTGTACAGGGGGACTGGTGAAGAAGTGGGGCTTGGATCCTTACAGTCTGGGAGCCTTCGCCATATTCACACCCTACCAGCAGGGACACTATGCCAGTGAACTGTTCCAGAGTGAGGGACGGGTGCACTTTGCAGGAGAACACACAGCCACACCTCATGGGTGGATTGAAACTGCCATGAAATCTGCCCTCAGGGCAGCTAAACATATTAATAGCCTCACAGTTTAG
- the LOC121898398 gene encoding succinate dehydrogenase [ubiquinone] cytochrome b small subunit B, mitochondrial-like isoform X2, protein MLRSWIERLHPGNCGDLGCVIIMAAIVRLSSVCRRGVKPLFYQSTLLARPLAVPHKYQEQPHLLTARIHVSQALNAGSGSKAASLHWTAERVLSILLLAMGPVAYFNPGPAIDYSLAAALTLHGHWGIGQVLTDYVHGDAKIKLANAGLFVLSTVTFAGLCYFNYNDVGICKAIALLWSK, encoded by the exons ATGCTGAGGAGCTGGATAGAG CGACTACATCCGGGTAACTGTGGTGACCTTGGTTGTGTGATCATCATGGCGGCTATCGTCCGGTTGAGTTCTGTGTGTCGCAGAGGAGTTAAAC CTCTGTTCTACCAAAGCACTTTGTTGGCCAGGCCGCTGGCTGTACCACACAAATACCAGGAGCAGCCGCACCTGCTGACAGCGAGGATTCATGTGTCGCAGGCCCTGAACG CGGGCTCTGGCTCCAAAGCGGCCTCTCTGCACTGGACAGCAGAGCGAGTGCTGAGCATCCTGCTGCTGGCCATGGGGCCCGTAGCCTATTTTAACCCTGGTCCTGCCATAGACTACTCCCTGGCTGCTGCCCTGACCCTGCATGGACACTG GGGTATCGGGCAGGTGTTAACAGACTACGTTCACGGGGACGCAAAGATCAAGCTTGCCAACGCAGGCCTCTTCGTTCTGTCCACGGTCACCTTCGCTGGTCTTTGCTACTTCAACTACAACGACGTGGGCATCTGCAAAGCTATCGCCCTGCTATGGAGCAAATGA
- the LOC121898398 gene encoding succinate dehydrogenase [ubiquinone] cytochrome b small subunit B, mitochondrial-like isoform X1, with the protein MCGGQHSADVQRLHPGNCGDLGCVIIMAAIVRLSSVCRRGVKPLFYQSTLLARPLAVPHKYQEQPHLLTARIHVSQALNAGSGSKAASLHWTAERVLSILLLAMGPVAYFNPGPAIDYSLAAALTLHGHWGIGQVLTDYVHGDAKIKLANAGLFVLSTVTFAGLCYFNYNDVGICKAIALLWSK; encoded by the exons ATGTGCGGAGGTCAGCACAGTGCAGATGTACAG CGACTACATCCGGGTAACTGTGGTGACCTTGGTTGTGTGATCATCATGGCGGCTATCGTCCGGTTGAGTTCTGTGTGTCGCAGAGGAGTTAAAC CTCTGTTCTACCAAAGCACTTTGTTGGCCAGGCCGCTGGCTGTACCACACAAATACCAGGAGCAGCCGCACCTGCTGACAGCGAGGATTCATGTGTCGCAGGCCCTGAACG CGGGCTCTGGCTCCAAAGCGGCCTCTCTGCACTGGACAGCAGAGCGAGTGCTGAGCATCCTGCTGCTGGCCATGGGGCCCGTAGCCTATTTTAACCCTGGTCCTGCCATAGACTACTCCCTGGCTGCTGCCCTGACCCTGCATGGACACTG GGGTATCGGGCAGGTGTTAACAGACTACGTTCACGGGGACGCAAAGATCAAGCTTGCCAACGCAGGCCTCTTCGTTCTGTCCACGGTCACCTTCGCTGGTCTTTGCTACTTCAACTACAACGACGTGGGCATCTGCAAAGCTATCGCCCTGCTATGGAGCAAATGA
- the timm8b gene encoding mitochondrial import inner membrane translocase subunit Tim8 B: MDNFDNLSASEKAEATELQRMIAVEQQKAQFQAQVHNFTDVCWDKCVDSPGSKLDYRTETCLVSCVERFIDTTLTITNRFTQMVQKGAH; encoded by the exons ATggacaattttgataatttgaGCGCGTCGGAGAAAGCGGAGGCGACGGAGCTGCAGCGTATGATCGCTGTAGAGCAACAGAAAGCGCAGTTCCAGGCGCAG GTGCACAACTTCACCGACGTCTGCTGGGACAAGTGTGTAGATAGTCCAGGCTCGAAGCTGGACTACCGGACTGAGACGTGCCTGGTGAGCTGTGTGGAGCGATTCATCGACACCACCTTGACCATCACCAACCGCTTCACGCAGATGGTGCAGAAGGGCGCTCATTAA